The proteins below come from a single Mycolicibacterium sp. TY81 genomic window:
- a CDS encoding TetR/AcrR family transcriptional regulator: MSEAPKTRRKRADGEQSRERILDAANEIASERGYEGTSIGLVSKKCGLPASSIYWHFKDKDDLLAAVIDRSFETWLRVWELPLDGEPRERVIGLARQLAKGLLDHPDFLRLGLMLALERRPVEPRARARFLQARTQASDSLTAALSELAPGLTDAQVRLLVNYSIAGADGLFIARELGGDSVDLLELFEMHANAIYDTAIRMLAENVR; this comes from the coding sequence ATGTCCGAAGCACCCAAGACCCGCCGCAAGCGCGCCGATGGCGAACAGTCCCGTGAGCGAATCCTGGATGCCGCCAACGAGATTGCCTCTGAACGTGGTTACGAAGGCACCAGCATCGGGCTGGTCAGCAAGAAGTGCGGACTCCCCGCCAGTTCCATCTACTGGCACTTCAAGGACAAGGACGACCTGCTGGCGGCGGTGATCGACCGCAGCTTCGAAACCTGGCTGCGCGTCTGGGAACTCCCCCTTGACGGCGAGCCCCGCGAACGCGTGATCGGACTGGCCAGGCAGCTCGCGAAAGGCCTGCTCGACCATCCGGACTTCCTGCGCCTCGGGCTGATGCTGGCGCTGGAGCGCCGGCCCGTGGAACCACGAGCCCGTGCGCGGTTCCTGCAAGCGCGGACGCAGGCCTCCGACTCGCTCACCGCGGCACTCAGTGAGCTTGCCCCAGGTCTCACCGACGCCCAGGTCCGGCTGCTGGTGAACTACTCCATCGCCGGCGCCGACGGCCTGTTCATCGCCAGGGAACTCGGCGGTGATTCGGTGGACCTGCTCGAGTTGTTCGAGATGCACGCCAATGCCATCTACGACACGGCGATCCGGATGCTCGCCGAGAACGTGCGATGA
- a CDS encoding bifunctional 3-(3-hydroxy-phenyl)propionate/3-hydroxycinnamic acid hydroxylase, with protein sequence MSSADTYDVAVVGYGPTGATAANLLGQLGLKVVVIERDPDIYSRARAISTDEEVLRVWQSVGLAERLQRDMLPDRPVAFVDADGRPFIETVIYGRGCGHPSQQFLYQPAVDSVLREGVARFANVEVLLEHECLRVTNRADGVELLLADLCADAFKRVTARYVIASDGGSSATRGVLGIGYSGRTYGERWVVIDTKVIKEWDAHDRLRFHCNPARPTVDCPTPLGHHRWEYPARGCEDEKNLTSDEAVWKVLGEQGITPEHVEILRAVVYSHHVRVADRWRVGRVFLAGDAAHAMPPWIGQGMSAGVRDAANLCWKLAAVLRGQAPDALLDSYAAERKPHVTEVTRRAVLVGRIITERRPWLAAIRNHVVRALTRIPGANAAGQKFWWIPDAHYDDGFFATTHPAVGWQIPQPTVGGVLLDELLGGRWTVLHTGAVPTGAAAWTAAGASTLQITEPSLVRWLRDRKADAVVLRPDGFVYAATSSGQPLPAPPAGLSLTTLTGASA encoded by the coding sequence ATGAGCAGTGCAGACACCTACGACGTCGCCGTTGTCGGGTACGGCCCCACAGGCGCCACGGCCGCCAACCTGCTGGGCCAACTCGGTCTGAAGGTCGTGGTGATCGAGCGGGACCCAGATATCTACAGCCGGGCGCGGGCGATCTCGACCGACGAGGAGGTCCTCCGCGTCTGGCAGTCGGTGGGCCTGGCCGAGCGGCTCCAGCGCGACATGCTGCCCGACCGTCCGGTCGCGTTCGTCGACGCCGACGGGCGCCCGTTCATCGAAACGGTGATCTACGGACGCGGGTGCGGCCATCCGTCGCAGCAGTTCCTGTACCAGCCGGCGGTCGACTCGGTGCTCCGCGAAGGGGTGGCCCGGTTCGCCAACGTCGAGGTGCTGCTGGAGCATGAATGTCTGCGGGTGACCAACCGGGCCGACGGCGTCGAGCTGCTGCTCGCCGACCTGTGTGCCGACGCCTTCAAACGGGTGACGGCCCGCTACGTCATCGCCTCGGACGGTGGCTCGTCGGCGACGCGCGGCGTGCTCGGCATCGGGTACAGCGGACGCACCTACGGCGAGCGCTGGGTCGTCATCGACACCAAGGTGATCAAGGAATGGGATGCACACGACCGCTTGCGGTTTCACTGCAACCCCGCACGTCCGACCGTTGACTGCCCGACGCCGCTCGGGCATCACCGGTGGGAATACCCCGCGCGAGGATGCGAGGACGAGAAGAACCTCACCAGCGACGAAGCGGTGTGGAAAGTGCTGGGCGAGCAGGGCATCACACCCGAGCACGTCGAGATCCTGCGCGCCGTCGTCTACAGCCACCACGTACGGGTAGCGGACCGCTGGCGCGTCGGACGGGTATTCCTGGCCGGCGATGCCGCGCACGCCATGCCGCCGTGGATCGGCCAGGGGATGTCCGCCGGCGTCCGCGACGCCGCCAACCTGTGCTGGAAACTCGCCGCGGTGCTGCGCGGTCAGGCGCCCGACGCGCTGCTGGATTCGTATGCCGCAGAACGCAAGCCGCACGTCACAGAGGTCACCCGGCGTGCGGTGCTGGTCGGCCGGATCATCACCGAGCGGCGGCCATGGCTGGCCGCCATCCGCAATCACGTCGTGCGGGCGCTGACCAGGATTCCCGGGGCCAATGCCGCGGGTCAGAAGTTCTGGTGGATACCTGACGCCCACTACGACGACGGCTTCTTCGCGACCACGCACCCCGCGGTGGGCTGGCAGATCCCGCAACCCACGGTGGGCGGCGTGCTGCTCGATGAGCTGCTCGGCGGGCGCTGGACGGTGCTGCACACCGGCGCCGTGCCGACCGGGGCGGCAGCCTGGACGGCCGCCGGCGCGTCGACCCTGCAGATCACCGAACCGAGCCTGGTGCGGTGGCTCCGTGACCGCAAAGCCGACGCCGTCGTCCTCCGCCCGGACGGATTCGTCTACGCCGCAACCTCATCCGGACAACCACTCCCGGCTCCGCCGGCCGGACTGAGCCTCACCACCCTGACAGGAGCATCAGCATGA
- a CDS encoding alpha/beta fold hydrolase, giving the protein MTATLTEHTITVAGRKIFVAEAGSGPAVLLLHGGGPGASGASNYSRNIDALAKRYRVLVPDMPGYGRSSKGIDKSDPFGCLADAMRGLLDELGISTAHLVGNSYGGAAALRLALDTPGRVGKLVLMGPGGIGTTRGLPTDGLNSLLAYYGGSGPSREKLATFIRNYLVYDGDSVPDELIDLRYTASIDPEVVANPPLSRPSGLFALRTLWRMDLTRDSRLAALQTPTLILWGRDDKVNRPSGGPMLQNIMPNAELVMTSRTGHWMQWERADLFNQIVDEFLSDSTVFRP; this is encoded by the coding sequence ATGACCGCCACCCTCACCGAACACACCATCACCGTCGCCGGCCGGAAGATCTTCGTCGCCGAAGCGGGATCCGGCCCCGCGGTGCTGCTGCTGCACGGCGGTGGCCCGGGCGCCTCCGGTGCCAGCAACTACTCCCGCAACATCGACGCGCTCGCCAAGCGCTACCGCGTCCTGGTACCCGACATGCCCGGCTACGGGCGTTCGTCGAAGGGCATCGACAAGTCGGATCCTTTCGGCTGCCTGGCGGACGCGATGCGGGGCCTGCTCGACGAATTGGGCATCAGCACAGCGCATCTGGTCGGTAACTCCTACGGCGGCGCCGCGGCACTGCGGTTGGCGCTGGACACCCCGGGCCGTGTCGGCAAGCTGGTGCTCATGGGCCCCGGCGGTATCGGGACCACCCGCGGGCTGCCGACGGATGGCCTCAACAGTCTGCTGGCGTACTACGGCGGCTCGGGCCCCAGCCGTGAGAAGCTGGCCACGTTCATCCGCAATTACCTGGTCTACGACGGTGACTCGGTGCCCGACGAGCTGATCGACCTGCGCTACACGGCATCCATCGACCCAGAGGTGGTGGCTAATCCGCCGCTGAGTCGACCGTCGGGACTGTTCGCGCTGCGGACGCTCTGGCGCATGGACCTGACGCGTGACTCGCGGCTGGCCGCGCTGCAGACGCCGACGCTGATCCTGTGGGGGCGCGACGACAAGGTGAACCGGCCCTCGGGTGGACCCATGCTGCAGAACATCATGCCCAACGCCGAGCTGGTCATGACCAGCCGCACCGGACACTGGATGCAGTGGGAACGCGCCGACCTCTTCAATCAGATTGTCGACGAATTCCTTTCGGACAGCACGGTATTCCGGCCATGA
- a CDS encoding VOC family protein, giving the protein MSVFGNVSLGYLVVETERFADWRRFGRDAIGMHLDDLDTDALRFRLDEQQCRFLLRRGPAEDVTTLGWQADDHETFEEILGRVHRCGVPVTVGTAEDAALRGVERLMRIPGPNGLAQELYTRAHIDGQLSVAGKGFVTGEFGLGHVAVTSTRPHQMRGYYNTLLDARLSDFIDETMSGVKVKIRFLRVNRRHHSVAIAAVNRLPINPIRTRVQHLNIQVAELDDLTDSYQRVRALGFDMALGVGQHTNDRELSYYAVTPSGFEWEVGWNPLVVDESTWKPTTHQGISIWGHETQSSVDKLGQFTTAARSLLHREDTVPALAGAGIPD; this is encoded by the coding sequence ATGAGCGTCTTCGGCAACGTATCGCTCGGCTATCTTGTGGTCGAGACGGAGCGATTCGCCGACTGGCGCCGCTTCGGTCGCGACGCGATCGGCATGCACCTCGATGATCTCGACACCGATGCCCTCCGCTTCCGGCTCGACGAACAACAGTGCCGGTTCCTGCTGCGGCGCGGTCCGGCCGAGGATGTCACCACGCTGGGCTGGCAGGCCGACGACCATGAGACCTTCGAGGAAATCCTCGGCCGGGTGCACCGGTGCGGCGTGCCCGTCACCGTCGGCACCGCCGAGGACGCCGCGCTGCGTGGCGTCGAGCGCCTGATGCGGATTCCCGGCCCCAACGGGCTGGCACAGGAGCTGTACACCCGGGCGCACATCGACGGACAATTGTCTGTGGCTGGAAAGGGCTTTGTCACCGGCGAGTTCGGACTGGGACACGTCGCCGTCACCAGCACCAGGCCACACCAGATGCGCGGTTACTACAACACCTTGCTCGACGCCCGGCTCAGCGACTTCATCGACGAAACCATGAGCGGCGTCAAGGTCAAGATCCGGTTCCTGCGAGTCAATCGGCGCCACCACTCCGTGGCGATCGCCGCGGTGAATCGGTTGCCGATCAACCCGATTCGGACCCGCGTGCAGCACCTCAACATTCAGGTCGCCGAGTTGGACGATCTGACGGACAGCTACCAACGCGTGCGAGCACTGGGGTTCGACATGGCCCTGGGCGTCGGGCAGCACACCAACGACCGCGAGCTGTCGTACTACGCCGTCACCCCCTCAGGTTTCGAGTGGGAGGTCGGATGGAACCCGCTGGTGGTCGACGAATCAACCTGGAAACCGACGACTCACCAGGGCATCAGCATCTGGGGCCACGAGACGCAGTCCAGCGTCGACAAGCTCGGGCAGTTCACGACCGCGGCCAGGTCATTGCTGCACCGCGAAGACACCGTCCCGGCGCTCGCCGGGGCGGGAATCCCCGACTAG
- a CDS encoding amidohydrolase family protein, protein MNRIDTHHHMVPPDYRKALDQAGIADAGGRAMPDWSPEASLDTMAKLGVATAILSVSAPGTTMLPAAADAAALARDVNDYSAELVAAQPDRFGFFATLPLPHLDAAVAEAVRALDELNADGVFLLANSVGTYVGAQGQDALFAELDKRSAVVFIHPAELPGPTIDGVMPFAADFLLDTSRAAYLLVRNGIRRRYPNIRFILSHAGGFVPYASYRMAMGITSDVGGSPADHLDDFASFYFDTALSSTAAALPSLLAFAKPGHVTFGSDFPFAPVEVSQLYAAGLESYGGLDDAGRRAIDRTNALALFPRLGSAPAPVAPSLVAQAQHAASRVVMRGVTRLLAR, encoded by the coding sequence ATGAACCGTATTGATACCCACCACCACATGGTGCCGCCCGACTACCGAAAGGCGTTGGACCAGGCGGGCATCGCCGACGCCGGCGGCCGGGCGATGCCGGACTGGTCCCCGGAAGCGTCCTTGGACACGATGGCCAAGCTCGGTGTCGCGACCGCCATCCTGTCCGTGTCCGCACCGGGCACCACGATGCTGCCGGCCGCGGCGGACGCGGCCGCATTGGCCCGCGATGTGAACGACTACAGCGCCGAACTCGTTGCCGCCCAGCCGGATCGGTTCGGGTTCTTCGCCACCTTGCCGTTGCCGCACCTGGATGCCGCCGTCGCCGAAGCCGTGCGCGCACTCGACGAATTGAATGCCGACGGAGTGTTCCTGCTGGCCAACAGTGTGGGAACCTACGTCGGCGCGCAAGGCCAGGACGCGTTGTTCGCGGAGCTCGACAAGCGTTCGGCCGTCGTCTTCATCCACCCCGCCGAGCTGCCCGGCCCCACGATCGACGGCGTGATGCCGTTCGCCGCCGACTTCCTGCTGGACACCAGCCGCGCGGCGTACCTGCTGGTGCGCAACGGCATTCGCCGCCGCTACCCGAACATCCGGTTCATCCTGAGCCATGCCGGCGGCTTCGTCCCATATGCGTCCTACCGCATGGCCATGGGCATCACGAGTGACGTCGGCGGCAGCCCGGCCGATCACCTCGACGACTTCGCGAGCTTCTACTTCGATACCGCGCTGTCGTCCACGGCGGCCGCGCTGCCGTCGCTGCTGGCCTTCGCCAAGCCTGGTCACGTGACATTCGGATCGGACTTCCCGTTCGCGCCGGTCGAGGTCAGCCAGCTGTACGCGGCCGGGTTGGAGTCGTACGGGGGACTGGACGACGCCGGGCGGCGCGCTATCGACCGCACCAACGCGCTGGCACTGTTCCCGCGGCTGGGCAGTGCCCCTGCGCCGGTGGCGCCGTCGCTGGTTGCGCAGGCACAGCACGCCGCGAGCCGCGTGGTGATGCGGGGCGTCACTCGGCTATTGGCGCGGTAG